A window from Culex pipiens pallens isolate TS chromosome 3, TS_CPP_V2, whole genome shotgun sequence encodes these proteins:
- the LOC120427142 gene encoding RINT1-like protein: MTVEERVLARLNRELGSNFDALAKSDDLVKKFQTDLDQLAARLTLSDENCAPELKNAVQSCSWRYTELEEAADNLEAFQEKLQEKIDKHRDVMDRIEGHLAKIGKLENQKEYFMIMQDIQNIGQELTVSVHGKDDNKTISLYVALSGSLSNCILDRLNGVDAPHLKIYARNVAFYWHDILKEKYAKEFETILRNIKWPNLNQSLEVFNPSKENLHKLAILAEYLFLVKVPGDQSLLSVKLTPSIICPPITAPNELLLKPFRLRFQFHFSGSKQTNRLDKPEWYFTQILSWAKENHVFVGQNFQAAALKAGITSHNIRLEFVRGLVQLAIEKLVEDIDAICQEEALLAHLIDEVLAFEQELKLSLGYPASLPSVVSVLIQPKYLVKWMAIEEKFTSDKMDAMLKSGREPWRFLDPANLDDMKIPRCADQFIRLLDAIKERYCALPQPGQQLQFLDLQLELIDNFRRRLVQLHNSPGTDSVGSTKILNAINYITSVLREWGENVHYLHLHAALYGPNADEISSVFDKTIEELDHWQRTLVKELSGRVVEEVKGKSRLYRHDAWPTMNQLDTKETFMLSASASEMFQLLVNNLHNLEAELSANVFSVVIRMIALQFDEWIIDGMVMNTKFSTGGALQFQFDMTRNLFALFGQYARKPSLLFKRINDACTLLTLPLGSAMLLHETLESNPSEETVASTLKELGLTVLNKTGVVEVLARRNDIVHSKITVAGRELSY; the protein is encoded by the exons ATGACCGTCGAGGAACGGGTTTTGGCCCGCTTGAACCGGGAGCTGGGGTCTAATTTTGACGCCCTAGCAAAAAGTGATGACTTGGTGAAAAAGTTCCAGACCGACCTGGACCAGTTGGCGGCGAGGCTGACCCTGAGTGACGAAAACTGTGCCCCCGAGCTGAAGAATGCCGTCCAGTCGTGCTCGTGGCGGTACACCGAGCTCGAGGAGGCCGCCGACAACCTGGAAGCATTCCAGGAGAAGCTGCAGGAGAAAATCGATAAACATCGGGACGTGATGGACAGGATTGAGGGGCACCTGGCGAAAATCGGGAAATTGGAGAACCAAAAAGAGTACTTTATGATTATGCAGGACATCCAGAACATTGGACAGGAATTGACCGTTTCAGTACACGGCAAAGACGACAACAAAACAATCAGCTTGTACGTGGCGTTGAGCGGAAGTTTATCAAACTGCATCCTAGATCGGTTAAACGGAGTTGATGCTCCTCACCTCAAGATCTACGCCCGCAATGTTGCCTTCTATTGGCACGATATCCTAAAGGAAAAGTACGCCAAAGAGTTCGAAACGATCCTACGCAACATAAAGTGGCCCAATCTGAACCAATCGCTGGAGGTGTTCAACCCGTCGAAGGAAAACCTGCACAAACTAGCAATCCTGGCGGAGTACCTCTTCCTGGTTAAAGTCCCCGGTGACCAGAGTCTGCTCAGCGTGAAACTCACCCCCTCGATCATCTGTCCCCCGATAACGGCCCCGAACGAGCTGCTGCTGAAGCCGTTCCGGTTACGGTTCCAGTTTCACTTCTCCGGCAGCAAGCAAACCAACCGGCTGGACAAACCCGAGTGGTACTTTACACAGATCCTGTCGTGGGCCAAAGAGAACCACGTGTTTGTGGGGCAGAACTTCCAGGCGGCCGCGTTGAAGGCCGGAATTACCAGTCACAATATTAGG CTCGAATTCGTTCGCGGTCTCGTCCAGCTGGCCATCGAAAAGCTAGTGGAGGACATCGATGCCATCTGCCAGGAGGAAGCCCTGCTGGCACATTTAATCGATGAAGTGCTCGCCTTCGAGCAGGAGCTGAAACTATCACTCGGATATCCGGCGAGTCTGCCGAGCGTCGTTTCGGTGCTCATTCAGCCCAAGTATCTCGTCAAGTGGATGGCCATCGAGGAGAAGTTCACCTCGGACAAGATGGACGCGATGCTCAAGAGCGGGCGCGAGCCGTGGCGCTTTCTGGATCCGGCCAATTTGGACGACATGAAGATTCCGCGGTGTGCGGACCAGTTTATAAG ACTCCTGGACGCCATCAAGGAGCGATACTGCGCCCTACCTCAACCCGGCCAGCAGCTGCAATTCCTGGACCTGCAGCTGGAGCTGATCGACAACTTCCGACGGAGGCTCGTCCAGCTGCACAACAGTCCCGGCACGGACAGCGTCGGCTCCACCAAGATCCTGAACGCCATCAACTACATCACATCGGTGCTGCGCGAGTGGGGCGAAAACGTCCACTATCTGCACCTGCACGCGGCCCTGTACGGCCCGAACGCGGACGAGATCAGTTCGGTGTTTGACAAAACGATCGAAGAGCTGGACCACTGGCAGCGAACGCTGGTGAAGGAGCTGTCGGGGCGGGTGGTTGAGGAGGTCAAGGGCAAGTCGCGGCTGTATCGGCACGACGCGTGGCCCACCATGAACCAGCTGGACACGAAGGAAACGTTCATGCTGTCGGCGTCGGCCAGTGAGATGTTCCAGCTGTTGGTGAACAATCTGCACAACCTGGAGGCGGAACTGTCGGCGAACGTTTTCTCCGTGGTGATTCGGATGATTGCGCTGCAGTTTGATGAGTGGATCATCGACGGGATGGTGATGAACACGAAGTTTTCTACGGGAGGTGCGCTGCAGTTTCAGTTTGATATGACGCGTAATTTGTTTGCGTTGTTTGGTCAGTATGCGCGGAAGCCTAGTCTGCTGTTCAAGAG AATTAACGACGCGTGCACGCTGCTAACACTGCCTCTGGGATCGGCCATGTTGCTGCATGAAACGCTCGAGTCAAACCCGTCGGAGGAAACGGTCGCCAGCACGCTTAAGGAGCTTGGCCTGACCGTACTAAACAAGACGGGTGTTGTGGAGGTGCTCGCCAGGCGGAACGATATCGTGCATTCCAAGATTACGGTCGCGGGACGAGAGTTGAGTTATTAG
- the LOC120427160 gene encoding chromatin accessibility complex protein 1 — MENEKATQLPIARIRTMMKTSPSIGQIAPDALFVVCRAAEMFIGYITKNAHKKGTKALDYKDLAAYVEGEDVLEFLVQILPKKITVREYKKLSAERKDEDDDDSSSSSSSESESSDGESGEEGSGSDESGGEESADEQEDGAGSVISIDSSSSDEKENSKNMGNKKSPQKHKTGDSP, encoded by the exons ATGGAGAACGAAAAGGCCACCCAGCTTCCAATCGCCCGGATTCGAACCATGATGAAAACTTCGCCCTCAATCGGACAAATCGCCCCGGACGCGCTGTTTGTGGTTTGCCGGGCAGCT GAAATGTTCATCGGCTACATCACCAAAAACGCCCACAAGAAGGGAACCAAAGCGCTGGACTACAAAGACCTGGCGGCGTACGTCGAGGGGGAGGACGTGCTGGAATTTCTCGTGCAAATTCTGCCCAAGAAGATCACGGTTCGCGAATACAAGAAGTTGTCGGCCGAACGGAAGgatgaagacgacgacgacagcagcagcagcagcagcagtgagaGCGAAAGCAGCGATGGGGAGTCGGGCGAGGAGGGTAGCGGGAGCGACGAGTCCGGCGGCGAGGAGTCCGCGGATGAGCAAGAGGATGGGGCCGGAAGTGTCATCTCGATCGATTCGTCCAGTTCGGACGAGAAGGAGAACTCCAAGAATATGGGAAATAAGAAGTCGCCGCAGAAGCACAAGACTGGGGATTCGCCGTAG
- the LOC120427045 gene encoding replication factor C subunit 2 has translation MPESHVNEGASGSGASKDVAASKKKANLPWIEKYRPQKFEEIVGNEDTVSRLGVFATQGNAPNIIIAGPPGVGKTTTILCLARILLGENFREAVLELNASNERGIDVVRNKIKMFAQQKVTLPRGRHKIVILDEADSMTEGAQQALRRTMEIYSNTTRFALACNTSEKIIEPIQSRCAMLRYSKLSDSQVLAKLIEICQKEALSYDEDGLEAIVFTAQGDMRQALNNLQSTANGFGHISGANVFKVCDEPHPMLVQDMLEHCVKGDVHKAYKIMAKLWRLGYAAEDIIGNIFRVCKRMNMNEKLKLCFIREIGETHMKIVDGLNSLLQMSGLLAKLCEVS, from the exons ATGCCAGAATCTCATGTTAACGAGGGTGCTTCCGGCTCCGGAGCCTCCAAGGATGTCGCCGCTAGCAAAAAGAAGGCCAATTTGCCATG GATCGAAAAGTACCGACCACAGAAGTTCGAGGAAATCGTCGGCAACGAGGACACCGTCAGCCGTCTGGGCGTGTTTGCGACCCAGGGAAATGCCCCCAACATCATTATTGCG GGTCCTCCCGGAGTCGGTAAAACCACGACCATCCTCTGCCTGGCTCGAATCCTGCTGGGGGAAAACTTCCGCGAGGCCGTGCTCGAGCTGAACGCCTCGAACGAGCGAGGAATCGACGTGGTGCGCAACAAGATCAAGATGTTCGCCCAGCAGAAGGTCACGCTGCCCCGGGGACGTCACAAGATTGTGATTCTGGACGAGGCGGACAGCATGACCGAGGGCGCCCAGCAGGCCCTCCGGCGGACGATGGAGATCTACAGCAACACGACGCGATTCGCGTTGGCGTGCAACACCAGCGAAAAGATCATCGAACCGATTCAGAGTCGTTGCGCGATGTTGCGATATTCGAAGCTGTCGGACTCGCAGGTGCTGGCCAAATTGATTGAGATTTGCCAGAAGGAAGCGCTGAGTTACGACGAGGATGGGCTCGAGGCGATTGTTTTTACGGCCCAGGGCGACATGCGACAGGCGCTGAACAATCTGCAGTCAACGGCGAATGGATTTGGCCACATCAGCGGGGCGAACGTGTTCAAGGTGTGCGACGAGCCGCACCCGATGCTGGTGCAGGACATGCTCGAGCACTGCGTCAAGGGGGACGTCCACAAGGCGTACAAAATCATGGCGAAGCTGTGGCGCTTGGGCTACGCCGCCGAGGACATCATCGGGAACATCTTCCGCGTGTGCAAGCGCATGAACATGAACGAGAAGCTGAAGCTGTGCTTTATCCGCGAGATTGGCGAAACGCACATGAAGATCGTGGACGGGCTCAACTCGCTGCTGCAAATGTCCGGCCTGTTGGCCAAGCTGTGCGAGGTGTCGTAA
- the LOC120427485 gene encoding divergent protein kinase domain 1C, with translation MHLLTKNDCLKGLARKVRFSQRKRCYLVSLAVAALVVYFVYKNITSSFHCYDSGVEWKINKFCKRYKNVGFSGYMCSDLCGNSNVYWDFRCPDPPLELHHPNRFQTKKLDTTLNIIQAVPNENYEKLFWVDSYYRKEHYPTETEYENIVKRYISNKYNMDIPFDKMRTLLRLGHKHRELFFHQSMRDSWNLVQNHEYVMLNLFDEKDLFPYIAENCGEMFVTEYLNAVEFVEDQRYGSHIELDRWRYHIKIAVLILDYVAELEQHELQMCHVDLRRFGINNNRLKYDDVRYLFPEYTINRKISSGTQCASDDDCRFMFCQSECNREKQRCESTVLNNNVQIVCEKIFLGSSGYPGILITHKTPDRLKELLERCARPVKDRDVARARPRGTSEELKKLLYNELTNIYEKLAAINAP, from the exons ATGCACCTGCTGACAAAGAACGACTGCCTGAAGGGACTCGCCCGGAAGGTGCGCTTTTCCCAGCGGAAGCGCTGCTACCTCGTGTCGCTGGCCGTCGCCGCGCTGGTCGTGTACTTTGTGTACAAAAACATTACCTCATCGTTCCATTGCTATGACTCCGGCGTCGAGtggaaaattaacaaattc TGCAAACGTTACAAAAACGTGGGCTTCTCCGGTTACATGTGCTCGGATCTGTGCGGCAACAGCAACGTGTACTGGGACTTTCGCTGTCCGGATCCTCCTCTTGAGTTGCACCACCCGAACCGATTTCAGACGAAGAAGTTGGACACAACACTCAATATAATT CAAGCAGTGCCGAATGAAAACTACGAGAAACTATTCTGGGTGGACAGTTACTACCGGAAGGAGCACTACCCAACCGAAACCGAGTACGAAAACATCGTCAAGCGGTACATCTCAAACAAGTACAACATGGACATCCCCTTTGATAAGATGCGAACGCTGCTCCGATTGGGCCACAAACATCGCGAGCTGTTTTTCCACCAAAGCATGCGCGACAGCTGGAACCTGGTCCAGAACCACGAGTACGTAATGCTAAACTTGTTCGATGAAAAGGACCTCTTTCCTTACATCGCTGAGAATTGTGGGGAAATGTTCGTCACCGAATATCTGAATGCCGTTGAGTTCGTGGAAGACCAACGGTACGGCAGTCACATCGAGCTCGACCGGTGGCGATATCATATCAAGATTGCGGTTTTGATTCTGGACTACGTGGCCGAGCTGGAGCAGCACGAGCTGCAGATGTGCCACGTGGATTTGCGGCGGTTTGGGATTAACAACAACAGGCTCAAGTACGACGACGTGCGGTATCTGTTCCCGGAGTACACGATCAACCGGAAGATCTCGAGTGGGACGCAGTGCGCGAGTGACGACGATTGCCGCTTTATGTTCTGCCAGTCGGAGTGCAACAGGGAGAAGCAACGGTGCGAGTCGACGGTGCTGAACAACAACGTGCAGATCGTTTGTGAGAAGATATTTCTGGGAAGTAGCGGCTACCCGGGGATCTTGATAACGCACAAAACGCCGGACCGGTTAAAGGAGCTGCTGGAGCGGTGTGCGCGCCCGGTGAAGGATCGTGACGTGGCCCGGGCGCGGCCTCGGGGTACCTCCGAAGAGCTTAAGAAACTTCTCTACAATGAGCTGACCAACATTTACGAAAAATTGGCCGCCATCAATGCACCGtga